A single region of the Gracilibacillus caseinilyticus genome encodes:
- the upp gene encoding uracil phosphoribosyltransferase, with translation MSKLFVLDHPLIQHKLTYIRNKNTGTKEFRALVDEVSTLMAFEITRDMPLEETTIETPVTQATTKVISGKKIGLIPILRAGLGMVDGILKLIPAAKVGHVGLYRDPETLTPTEYYIKLPSDIEERELIVIDPMLATGGSANDAIHSLKKRGATNIKLMCLIAAPEGIEVLQKEHPDVDIYLGALDEKLNEKGYIVPGLGDAGDRLFGTK, from the coding sequence ATGAGTAAATTATTTGTTTTGGATCATCCGTTAATTCAGCATAAGTTAACGTACATACGAAATAAAAACACGGGAACGAAAGAATTCCGAGCATTAGTAGACGAAGTGTCAACGTTAATGGCATTTGAAATTACAAGGGACATGCCTCTTGAAGAAACAACGATCGAAACACCGGTCACACAAGCAACGACAAAAGTGATCAGCGGTAAGAAAATTGGATTAATTCCAATCTTAAGAGCTGGATTAGGTATGGTGGACGGAATCTTGAAACTGATCCCAGCTGCGAAAGTAGGACATGTCGGCTTGTACCGTGATCCAGAAACATTAACACCAACTGAGTATTATATTAAATTGCCTTCAGATATAGAAGAACGTGAACTGATCGTAATTGACCCAATGCTAGCAACAGGCGGATCAGCAAATGACGCGATCCACTCCTTGAAAAAGCGTGGCGCAACGAACATCAAATTAATGTGTCTGATTGCAGCACCAGAGGGGATAGAAGTCCTTCAAAAAGAACACCCTGACGTCGATATTTACTTAGGTGCACTAGATGAGAAACTGAACGAAAAAGGTTACATCGTGCCAGGATTAGGCGATGCAGGAGACCGATTGTTCGGAACAAAATAA
- a CDS encoding S8 family serine peptidase yields the protein MSFILSLFLFTSIHTQQPLPFIIEVEGDPHQVAEEIETYHPGVEILTIYDTIFNGIAIKTDPKNLEEIKENSYFKQTYPVQNYQTQQTAENINQSIPFLIPNETGYTGEGVKVGVIDTGIDYTHPDLKPNFKGGFDLVDFDKDPMETKPDQGIPTLHGSHVAGIIAANGKMKGIAPDAELYAYRALGPGGTGTSVQVMAAIEKAVKDGMDIINLSLGNSINGPDWPTSVAVNRAAEEGVAVVIANGNTGPDLWTVGSPATADHVISVGASTPAMESAYLYERFRNKKIKMLPMQGSPAWDFARDMKVTNDPDEIGHDTILIMERGEMQFTQLAYEAQEKGAAALLIANNEEGIFQGGIDPNISIPVAAITKKDGEWLRNNPGYLNLEYQHVQDTVTDFSSRGPVTVNWAIKPEVVAPGAAILSTVPGGYQKLSGTSMAAPHVAGVLALLKEAHPDWTPKQLKAALLTTADPFQTFEPTAQGAGKVDAKEAIETDTLIYQSLLRFGKIGDKSEQKQDTLIIENISDQPKEYTFQLPDQQKAVHFQLPQSFTLQPHEKKEVKVKATIRPSFMEETMKQSYLYLNDTPIPYMFLSDEHEIPTAMGLELSVTPLEAGYHYQLYLVEEAEKLTIDLYDPQTFAYKTTIVEREELKPGVIEGDIELEIDLKGQYIANITIETKDNKTFQYQTIWDGSS from the coding sequence GTGTCGTTTATTTTATCTTTATTTCTTTTCACATCTATACATACTCAACAGCCATTACCTTTTATTATAGAAGTAGAAGGCGATCCTCATCAGGTGGCAGAAGAAATTGAAACCTACCATCCAGGCGTTGAGATTTTAACGATTTATGACACGATTTTCAATGGCATAGCGATTAAAACAGATCCGAAAAACCTAGAAGAAATAAAAGAGAACAGCTACTTCAAACAAACGTATCCCGTTCAAAACTATCAAACCCAGCAAACCGCGGAGAATATTAATCAAAGCATCCCTTTCCTCATCCCGAACGAAACAGGCTATACAGGAGAAGGCGTCAAGGTTGGAGTGATTGATACAGGCATTGATTATACCCACCCAGACCTGAAACCAAATTTCAAAGGTGGTTTTGACCTTGTTGATTTTGATAAAGATCCGATGGAAACGAAACCGGATCAAGGCATTCCTACGCTGCATGGCAGTCATGTTGCAGGCATCATTGCTGCCAATGGCAAGATGAAAGGAATAGCCCCTGATGCCGAATTATATGCCTATCGTGCACTTGGGCCAGGTGGAACCGGGACATCTGTGCAGGTTATGGCTGCTATCGAAAAAGCGGTGAAAGATGGCATGGATATTATCAATTTATCCTTAGGTAATTCGATTAATGGTCCGGATTGGCCGACGAGTGTCGCGGTCAATCGTGCTGCCGAAGAAGGTGTGGCAGTCGTCATAGCAAATGGGAATACCGGTCCGGATTTATGGACAGTAGGATCTCCGGCAACAGCCGATCATGTGATCTCTGTCGGTGCATCGACACCAGCGATGGAATCTGCCTATTTATATGAAAGATTCCGTAACAAAAAAATTAAGATGTTACCGATGCAAGGCTCACCTGCATGGGATTTTGCCCGAGATATGAAGGTGACAAATGATCCAGATGAGATTGGACATGACACCATTTTGATAATGGAGCGAGGCGAAATGCAATTTACGCAATTAGCCTATGAAGCACAAGAAAAAGGAGCCGCTGCTTTGCTGATTGCTAATAATGAAGAAGGAATCTTTCAAGGTGGAATTGACCCTAATATTTCGATTCCGGTAGCAGCGATAACCAAGAAAGATGGCGAATGGCTCAGGAATAATCCAGGCTACTTAAATCTCGAGTATCAGCATGTCCAGGATACAGTGACGGATTTTAGCTCCCGCGGACCTGTTACGGTCAACTGGGCGATTAAACCGGAAGTGGTAGCCCCAGGTGCAGCTATTCTCAGTACGGTGCCAGGTGGTTATCAGAAACTGAGTGGTACTAGCATGGCAGCTCCCCATGTTGCAGGTGTACTTGCCTTACTGAAGGAAGCTCATCCAGATTGGACACCAAAGCAATTAAAAGCTGCCTTGCTGACAACGGCTGATCCATTTCAGACTTTTGAACCAACGGCACAAGGAGCGGGAAAAGTAGATGCGAAGGAAGCAATTGAGACAGATACATTGATCTACCAATCCCTATTACGATTTGGCAAGATCGGAGACAAAAGCGAGCAGAAGCAAGACACGCTGATTATCGAGAATATATCCGATCAGCCGAAAGAATACACCTTTCAACTGCCAGATCAGCAAAAAGCAGTCCACTTTCAGCTGCCACAATCTTTTACATTACAACCACACGAAAAAAAAGAAGTAAAGGTGAAGGCGACGATCAGACCAAGTTTTATGGAAGAAACGATGAAGCAAAGCTATCTGTATCTCAATGACACACCGATTCCATACATGTTCCTGTCAGATGAACATGAAATTCCAACAGCGATGGGGCTCGAGTTGTCCGTCACACCATTGGAAGCTGGCTATCATTATCAGCTCTATTTAGTAGAAGAGGCAGAGAAGTTAACGATAGACCTGTACGATCCACAAACCTTCGCGTATAAAACGACAATTGTCGAGCGTGAAGAACTGAAGCCAGGCGTAATAGAAGGGGATATTGAACTCGAAATAGACCTAAAAGGTCAATATATTGCTAATATTACGATTGAAACCAAAGATAATAAAACATTTCAATACCAGACTATTTGGGATGGAAGTAGTTAA
- a CDS encoding AtpZ/AtpI family protein has product MSPPKKSPYHGLAVYSAILSQLVGAPLIGLFIGRFIDKHLSTSPLFLLIGLFIGLGAGLYGMFHFLRELTGDE; this is encoded by the coding sequence ATGTCACCACCTAAGAAAAGTCCCTATCATGGTTTGGCAGTATATTCGGCGATTTTGTCACAACTTGTCGGAGCGCCACTTATAGGCTTATTCATTGGAAGATTTATAGACAAACATTTATCCACATCACCACTTTTTTTATTAATCGGACTCTTTATCGGTTTAGGAGCCGGGTTATACGGAATGTTCCATTTTCTTAGAGAGTTAACGGGAGACGAATGA
- a CDS encoding ATP synthase subunit I: protein MNQYKHIITRQRKWMFYLLALFVLGLGLTPYTRIFLGLLLGTTLSFYNLWVMQRKIDRFGQAVVKGGRAFGIGTFTRFATAGLAVLIALHYEEHFHSLAVIMGLMTTYVVIMIDFALFRNQD, encoded by the coding sequence ATGAATCAATATAAGCATATAATTACCCGTCAGCGTAAATGGATGTTCTACCTTCTTGCATTATTTGTTCTTGGTTTGGGCTTAACACCTTATACGAGAATATTCCTCGGACTCCTCCTTGGAACAACACTAAGTTTTTATAATTTATGGGTAATGCAGCGGAAGATCGACCGGTTTGGACAAGCAGTCGTAAAGGGTGGTCGTGCTTTCGGGATAGGAACCTTTACCCGTTTTGCCACTGCAGGGTTAGCGGTATTAATCGCTCTGCACTATGAAGAACATTTCCATTCTTTAGCGGTTATTATGGGATTAATGACAACTTATGTTGTTATTATGATAGATTTTGCACTATTTAGAAATCAAGACTAG
- the atpB gene encoding F0F1 ATP synthase subunit A yields the protein MDHEAPIVHDVLGIPWLDFNLSTVLMTFIASAIVFIICTLGARKLQMKPTGFQNFMEWIIEFVKGIIGDTMDWKTGKTFLPLGLTLLVFIFVSNILGVITMVVLGHDLWWKSPTSDAVLTLTLSSLVVVLSHYYGVKEKGFKEYAKDYVRPVPFLLPFKIIEEFTNTLTLGLRLFGNIFAGEILLSLITKMAMIAVPFTTVVSIIPMVAWQGFSLFIGAIQAFIFTMLTMVYMSHKVSSDH from the coding sequence TTGGATCATGAGGCACCAATAGTTCATGATGTATTAGGGATTCCATGGTTGGATTTTAATTTATCCACTGTTTTGATGACGTTCATTGCTTCAGCAATAGTATTTATTATATGTACGCTTGGAGCGAGAAAATTACAAATGAAGCCAACTGGTTTCCAAAATTTCATGGAATGGATTATTGAATTCGTTAAAGGTATTATTGGCGACACCATGGATTGGAAAACAGGTAAAACATTCTTACCATTAGGATTAACTTTACTAGTTTTTATATTTGTCAGTAACATATTAGGAGTTATTACTATGGTGGTTTTGGGACACGACCTCTGGTGGAAATCACCAACTTCTGATGCGGTATTGACATTAACATTGTCATCGCTTGTCGTAGTCCTATCTCATTATTATGGGGTAAAGGAAAAAGGGTTCAAGGAATACGCAAAAGATTATGTTAGACCTGTGCCATTTTTACTTCCATTTAAGATTATTGAGGAGTTTACAAATACGTTAACTTTAGGTTTACGTCTCTTCGGTAATATCTTTGCTGGTGAAATATTATTATCACTTATTACCAAAATGGCGATGATTGCTGTACCATTTACAACAGTCGTATCCATCATTCCTATGGTGGCATGGCAAGGGTTCAGTTTATTTATAGGAGCCATTCAAGCATTTATTTTTACTATGTTAACGATGGTTTATATGTCTCATAAAGTGAGTTCAGACCATTAA
- the atpE gene encoding F0F1 ATP synthase subunit C has translation MGPLAAAIAIGLAALGAGLGNGMIVSRTVEGIARQPELRGALQTTMFIGVALVEAIPIFAVVIAFIVMGS, from the coding sequence ATGGGTCCATTAGCAGCAGCAATAGCAATTGGTTTAGCGGCACTAGGTGCTGGTTTAGGTAACGGTATGATCGTAAGTCGTACAGTAGAAGGGATTGCACGTCAACCAGAATTAAGAGGTGCACTTCAAACAACAATGTTTATCGGGGTAGCGTTGGTAGAGGCGATTCCGATCTTTGCGGTAGTTATCGCGTTTATCGTAATGGGTAGCTAA
- the atpF gene encoding F0F1 ATP synthase subunit B, which translates to MQLLSSGLIIQMSLGGLHGGDIAFSLASFLILLFLLRKFAWGPLMNQMQKRENYVANEIETAEKNRAEAEKASREANEQLKATRQEAQKIIEDAKKAGQEQERSIIEAANQAAARIKKSAEEDIAREKEKAVEALQAQVATLSVQIATKVIEKEIDAKDQEQLISDYIKEVGEEQ; encoded by the coding sequence GTGCAACTTTTATCAAGTGGGCTCATCATTCAAATGTCTTTAGGCGGTTTGCATGGGGGAGATATCGCGTTCTCATTAGCCAGTTTCTTGATTTTACTATTTCTATTAAGAAAATTCGCGTGGGGTCCATTAATGAACCAAATGCAAAAGCGCGAGAACTATGTAGCGAATGAAATCGAAACAGCTGAAAAGAACCGTGCAGAAGCTGAAAAAGCATCACGTGAAGCGAATGAACAATTAAAAGCGACACGTCAGGAAGCGCAAAAAATCATTGAAGATGCCAAGAAAGCTGGTCAAGAACAAGAACGCTCTATTATCGAAGCGGCTAACCAGGCAGCAGCTCGTATCAAGAAATCTGCTGAAGAAGATATCGCACGCGAGAAAGAAAAAGCAGTCGAAGCACTTCAGGCACAAGTGGCAACATTGTCTGTACAAATTGCTACTAAAGTGATTGAGAAAGAAATCGACGCAAAAGATCAAGAACAGTTGATCAGTGACTACATTAAAGAGGTAGGAGAAGAGCAATGA
- a CDS encoding F0F1 ATP synthase subunit delta: MSKTNVAKRYAEALFQIAKEKETIDFLEAELATVKEVFQSNQEFLKFLHHPKVDADKKKQLLNEAFQGFSKDVLHTLSLLVDRHNEAIIEEIATAFITLAQDARGVKEATIYSVRALSDAEQEEIQQVFTKKWNIKELKINNQIDPNLLGGVKIRIGNTVYDGSIKGKLDRLERQIATAN, translated from the coding sequence ATGAGTAAAACGAATGTAGCCAAACGTTATGCAGAAGCTCTTTTTCAAATTGCAAAAGAAAAAGAAACGATTGATTTTCTCGAAGCAGAACTAGCAACTGTGAAAGAAGTTTTTCAAAGTAATCAAGAATTTCTTAAGTTCTTGCACCATCCGAAGGTAGACGCAGATAAGAAGAAACAACTGTTAAATGAAGCGTTCCAGGGGTTCTCGAAGGATGTATTACATACACTTTCGTTATTGGTGGACCGCCACAATGAAGCAATTATCGAAGAGATTGCAACAGCGTTCATTACCCTTGCACAAGATGCGAGAGGTGTGAAAGAGGCAACGATCTATTCTGTTCGTGCATTGTCTGATGCAGAGCAGGAAGAGATTCAACAAGTTTTCACTAAGAAATGGAATATTAAAGAGTTGAAGATAAATAATCAAATTGATCCGAACCTTCTAGGTGGAGTAAAAATCAGAATTGGCAATACAGTCTATGATGGCTCTATTAAAGGGAAACTGGATCGCTTAGAACGACAAATCGCAACTGCAAATTAA
- the atpA gene encoding F0F1 ATP synthase subunit alpha, producing the protein MSIKAEEISALIKQQIESYDADIEVADVGTVIEIGDGIARAHGLDNVMSGELVEFSNGVMGMAQNLEESNVGIVILGPYTGIREGDEVRRTGRIMEVPVGEELIGRVVNPLGQPVDGKGPVETSKTRPIESPAPGVMDRKSVDEPLQTGIKAIDALVPIGRGQRELIIGDRQTGKTTVAIDAILNQADQDMICIYVAIGQKDSTVRGTVETLRRYGALDYTIVVTAGASEPAPLQYLAPYAGVSMGEDFMYNGKHVLVVYDDLSKQANAYRELSLLLRRPPGREAFPGDVFYLHSRLLERAAKLSDAKGGGSLTALPFVETQAGDISAYIPTNVISITDGQIFLQSDLFFSGVRPAINPGLSVSRVGGSAQIKAMKKVAGTLRLDLASFRELESFAQFGSDLDKATAAKLNRGQRTVEVLKQGLHKPLVVEKQVMIIFALTKGHLDDIPVSDITRFEDEFLNWMDQNKKDLLTSIRETGQLADADEMSGAVEEFKKTFVVSE; encoded by the coding sequence ATGAGCATTAAAGCTGAAGAAATCAGTGCACTGATTAAACAGCAAATCGAAAGCTATGATGCAGACATCGAAGTAGCAGATGTTGGTACAGTTATCGAAATCGGTGATGGTATCGCACGTGCACACGGTTTAGATAACGTGATGTCTGGAGAGCTTGTCGAATTTTCAAATGGTGTCATGGGTATGGCACAAAACTTAGAAGAATCAAATGTAGGTATTGTCATTCTTGGACCATATACAGGTATTCGTGAAGGAGACGAAGTTCGTCGTACCGGCCGTATTATGGAAGTGCCAGTAGGGGAGGAACTTATTGGTCGTGTTGTTAACCCATTAGGACAACCTGTTGATGGTAAAGGTCCAGTGGAAACATCAAAAACTCGTCCAATCGAATCTCCAGCACCTGGTGTAATGGATCGTAAATCCGTTGATGAGCCATTACAAACAGGTATCAAAGCGATTGACGCATTAGTGCCGATCGGTCGTGGTCAACGTGAGTTAATCATCGGGGACCGTCAAACAGGTAAAACCACCGTTGCTATCGATGCCATCTTAAACCAGGCAGATCAGGATATGATTTGTATTTACGTAGCAATCGGTCAAAAAGATTCAACTGTACGTGGAACAGTAGAAACACTACGTCGTTACGGCGCGCTTGATTACACAATCGTTGTAACAGCAGGTGCCAGTGAACCAGCTCCATTACAATACCTTGCACCATATGCAGGAGTATCAATGGGTGAAGATTTCATGTACAACGGCAAACACGTATTGGTTGTATATGATGATTTATCTAAACAAGCGAACGCATACCGTGAGCTTTCCTTATTATTACGTCGTCCGCCAGGTCGTGAGGCATTCCCAGGGGATGTATTCTACTTACACTCCCGTTTACTTGAGCGTGCAGCGAAGCTTAGTGATGCAAAAGGTGGAGGTTCTTTAACAGCTCTTCCATTCGTTGAAACACAAGCAGGCGATATCTCAGCATATATCCCAACCAACGTTATTTCCATCACAGATGGACAAATTTTCTTACAGTCTGACTTATTCTTCTCTGGTGTTCGTCCAGCGATTAACCCGGGTCTTTCTGTATCACGTGTTGGTGGTTCTGCACAGATCAAAGCAATGAAGAAAGTTGCTGGTACGCTTCGTCTTGATTTAGCATCATTCCGTGAATTGGAATCATTTGCACAATTCGGTTCTGATTTAGATAAAGCGACTGCAGCTAAGCTGAACCGTGGTCAACGTACAGTAGAAGTATTAAAGCAAGGTCTTCACAAGCCATTAGTAGTAGAAAAACAAGTTATGATCATCTTTGCTTTAACAAAAGGTCATCTTGATGATATTCCTGTTTCGGATATTACTCGTTTTGAAGATGAGTTCTTGAATTGGATGGACCAAAACAAGAAAGACTTGCTTACATCGATCAGAGAAACTGGTCAACTT